In Mustela lutreola isolate mMusLut2 chromosome 1, mMusLut2.pri, whole genome shotgun sequence, one genomic interval encodes:
- the LOC131820872 gene encoding olfactory receptor 51F2-like, which yields MPSFNQSIFHPAVFFLTGIPGFETYHAWLSIPFCCLYAIAISGNGMILFVILTESSLHEPMYYFLSMLSFTDLGLCLSTLVTVLCIFWFNAREISFDACIGQMFFIHGFTFMESSVLLAMAFDRFIAICNPLRYATILTSSRIIKVGFAIVIRGTTALVPLLLLLKRLSFCRSHVLHHSYCFHPDVMKLSCTDTKINSAFGLAIVISTAGIDSVLILLSYVLIIHSVLSIASPEERKKAFGTCVSHISAVAIFYIPMISLSLVHRFGKHAPPLVHTLIANVYLLIPPVMNPIIYSVKTKQIRKAMLKIFSKLI from the coding sequence ATGCCATCCTTCAATCAAAGCATTTTCCACCCTGCAGTATTCTTTCTTACTGGTATCCCTGGTTTTGAAACTTACCATGCCTGGCTCTCCATCCCTTTTTGTTGTCTCTATGCCATTGCCATCTCTGGGAATGGCATGATCTTGTTTGTCATCCTCACTGAGTCAAGCCTCCATGAACCCATGTACTATTTCCTCTCCATGCTATCCTTCACAGACCTAGGACTGTGCCTTTCCACATTGGTCACTGTGCTGTGTATTTTCTGGTTCAATGCTCGAGAAATCAGCTTTGATGCCTGCATTGGCCAGATGTTCTTTATCCATGGTTTCACATTCATGGAATCCTCAGTACTCCTAGCAATGGCCTTTGACCGCTTCATTGCCATCTGTAACCCACTGAGATATGCTACAATCTTAACTAGTTCACGGATCATCAAAGTGGGCTTTGCCATTGTTATTAGAGGGACAACGGCTCTAGTGCCTTTACTCCTACTTCTAAAGCGTCTGTCCTTCTGCCGTAGCCATGTTCTGCACCATTCATATTGTTTCCACCCTGATGTGATGAAGCTTTCATGCACAGACACCAAGATCAACAGTGCATTTGGTTTGGCCATTGTCATCTCGACAGCTGGCATAGACTCTGTCTTGATCCTCCTCTCCTATGTTCTGATCATCCACTCTGTGCTCAGTATTGCCTCCCCAGAGGAGCGGAAAAAGGCCTTTGGTACTTGTGTTTCACACATAAGTGCTGTTGCCATCTTCTACATCCCCATGATCAGCTTGTCATTGGTGCACAGATTTGGGAAGCATGCCCCTCCCCTTGTGCATACTCTCATTGCCAATGTTTATCTGCTCATCCCTCCTGTGATGAATCCCATAATCTACAGTGTGAAGACCAAGCAAATTCGCAAAGCTATGCTCAAAATATTCTCGAAGCTCATTTAg
- the LOC131808314 gene encoding olfactory receptor 51F2-like has product MSNFWNTTSTSIIFLLTGVPGLEAFHIWISIPFCFLYITALSGNSLILFAIVTQPSLHKPMYYFLSMLSTTDLGLSISTLVTMMGIFWFDAREISFNACLLQMFFIKLFTVMESSVLLAMAFDRFVAISNPLRYATILTDSRIAQIGVAIVIRGTLMLTPMVALLKRLSFCRSHVLHHSYCFHPDVMKLSCTDTRINNAVGLTAMISTVGVDSIFILLSYILIIKTVLSIASPEERKKAFSTCISHIGAVVIFYFPLISLSFVHRFGKRAPAYVHTMIANTYLLIPPVMNPIIYSVKTKQIRRAVIKIIYSKDT; this is encoded by the coding sequence ATGTCAAACTTCTGGAATACCACATCTACTTCCATCATTTTCCTCCTAACTGGTGTTCCCGGGCTGGAAGCCTTCCACATCTGGATCTCCAttcccttctgctttctctaCATAACCGCTCTCTCAGGAAACAGCCTGATCCTCTTTGCCATTGTCACCCAGCCCAGCCTCCACAAACCCATGTATTATTTCCTCTCCATGCTGTCCACCACTGACCTCGGCCTGTCCATATCCACCCTGGTCACCATGATGGGTATATTCTGGTTCGATGCCAGGGAGATCAGCTTTAATGCCTGCTTGTTACAGATGTTCTTTATTAAACTCTTCACTGTCATGGAATCCtcagtgctgttggccatggccTTTGATCGTTTTGTAGCCATCTCTAATCCACTCAGGTATGCCACCATTTTAACTGATTCCAGAATAGCTCAAATTGGAGTGGCAATTGTCATCAGAGGGACACTAATGCTGACACCAATGGTTGCACTTCTTAAAAGACTGTCCTTCTGCCGCAGCCACGTGCTTCACCACTCCTACTGCTTCCACCCTGATGTGATGAAGCTCTCATGCACAGACACCAGGATCAACAATGCAGTTGGATTGACTGCCATGATCTCTACTGTTGGTGTGGACTCAATCTTCATCCTCCTCTCTTACATTTTGATTATTAAGACCGTCCTCAGCATTGCATCcccagaagagaggaagaaagcctTCAGCACATGTATCTCCCATATTGGGGCTGTTGTTATTTTCTACTTTCCATTGATCAGTCTGTCCTTTGTTCACAGATTTGGGAAACGAGCCCCAGCCTATGTTCATACAATGATTGCTAACACTTACCTCCTGATCCCTCCTGTAATGAACCCCATCATCTACAGTGTGAAGACCAAACAAATACGCAGAGCTGTGATCAAAATTATCTATTCCAAAGACACATAG